A window from Podospora bellae-mahoneyi strain CBS 112042 chromosome 1 map unlocalized CBS112042p_1, whole genome shotgun sequence encodes these proteins:
- a CDS encoding uncharacterized protein (EggNog:ENOG503NYRG; COG:K), with protein MDSSGWPVGDHGVHTTTAEDDFQQYLDMTNMNNLAEGIDYNFQGFQSSAGAHMLQVSGREQLDTPMTGSDAPMLLSPSMPAMQHQVPAITTTGGPYQSIPTTMMPPPTPSETIVNSIDAQIHFLQQQKMQAQQRQVEEHAAFFAHQQQNRMIPPTPQSLEMVPAANPFYAQRNATEPQQQHPHPHRTQHPHQQQHPQQAVDYRYQRAKDQSDMSFTPLVSPAVTPLDTHFSVESQFTVPGAYFSPLTSPALHAQTDPLAMFEQRHGPLTTSSPTDMDLDAVGGTMSIGTPGDLAKKMRKNAAKARAKAGVKQSPISKPLRKRLATTPSLNSQALSDLMENAEQGQDHQPLPTSMMHNSSSSTTTGPTDSEDGSISPEALNDTTPIETEMPPPPLPKPRSAKHSPYIAPQNTGSAPVIALQPPRPGVASPATPASLMKLSSPGTHTTVAGASRAGSHEVVDTENIELFELPESVSNVNLPPSHANDTPTPKQAPQDAGPSRTPSLAPLPSPSLGSTVVRPSGTVSATASPQLGPGSGYGAKRTPQLLPRNSKKRGSVSSIPVSPALRPKISISPNIKPLLPGGADLEETASQLLASKSNYQRILEGNTVPGVSYPSELSTNLTSKRTSHKIAEQGRRNRINSALQEIATLLPKPPKDSEGEGSSDNKSKDKEKEKEKERERNGGAPNSKASTVEMAIEYIKQLQQQVAEANKRAEEAEKKLAETGGA; from the exons ATGGATTCTTCTGGGTGGCCTGTCGGGGACCATGGCGTTCATACCACTACGGCCGAAGATGACTTTCAGCAATATCTGGACATGACCAACATGAACAACCTGGCAGAGGGCATCGACTACAATTTCCAAGGTTTCCAGTCCTCTGCCGGCGCGCACATGCTGCAGGTTTCCGGGCGCGAACAGTTGGACACCCCAATGACAGGAAGCGATGCGCCTATGCTCCTATCACCATCGATGCCAGCGATGCAGCATCAGGTGCCGGCCATCACAACAACGGGGGGTCCCTACCAGTCTatacccaccaccatgatgccgcctccaacaccaagcgAGACGATTGTGAACAGCATTGACGCCCAAATTCActttcttcaacagcaaaagATGCAGGCTCAGCAGCGGCAGGTGGAAGAACACGCAGCCTTCTTcgctcatcagcaacagaACCGCATGATTCCACCGACACCACAGAGTCTGGAGATGGTTCCAGCTGCCAACCCTTTCTATGCCCAGCGGAATGCCACAgaaccgcagcagcaacacccgCACCCACACCGAACACAACAcccacatcaacagcagcacccaCAGCAGGCCGTAGACTATAGGTATCAGAGAGCGAAGGACCAGTCTGAT ATGTCCTTCACCCCGTTGGTTTCACCCGCCGTCACGCCTTTGGACACCCACTTCTCGGTCGAATCCCAATTTACTGTTCCGGGAGCCTACTTTAGCCCACTAACGTCACCTGCCCTGCACGCCCAAACAGACCCATTGGCCATGTTTGAGCAAAGACATGGACCCCTGACAACCAGCTCGCCCACGGATATGGATCTCGACGCCGTTGGAGGGACCATGTCCATCGGCACACCGGGAGACCTGGCCAAGAAAATGAGGAAGAATGCAGCCAAGGCGAGGGCAAAGGCGGGCGTGAAGCAGTCGCCAATTTCGAAGCCCCTCAGGAAACGACTGGCAACCACACCAAGCCTCAACTCGCAAGCTCTGAGTGACTTGATGGAGAATGCAGAGCAGGGTCAAGACCATCAACCGTTGCCTACATCCATGATGCACAACTCATCTTCATCGACCACAACCGGGCCGACAGATTCAGAGGATGGCTCGATATCACCAGAAGCCTTGAATGATACGACACCCATCGAAACTGAGATGCCACCGCCCCCGCTCCCCAAACCACGATCTGCGAAGCACTCTCCTTACATTGCACCTCAAAATACCGGATCAGCTCCGGTCATTGctcttcaaccacccagGCCTGGCGTGGCATCACCTGCCACACCAGCATCTCTGATGAAACTCAGCTCGCCGggcacccacaccaccgTGGCTGGAGCTAGCAGGGCTGGCAGCCATGAAGTGGTCGATACCGAAAATATCGAGCTATTTGAGTTGCCTGAATCCGTTTCCAACGTGAATCTCCCACCCAGCCACGCCAACGACACCCCGACACCAAAACAAGCCCCTCAAGATGCCGGACCATCCAGAACACCATCTCTTGCACCTTTGCCATCACCTTCACTGGGTTCCACTGTGGTAAGGCCATCAGGAACAGTCTCAGCCACAGCAAGCCCACAGCTGGGACCTGGTTCGGGATATGGAGCGAAGCGGACACCACAGCTCCTTCCAAGAAATAGCAAAAAGCGGGGGAGTGTCAGCTCGATTCCTGTCTCGCCGGCTCTTAGGCCCAAGATATCGATTTCACCCAACATCAAACCATTGCTGCCGGGCGGAGCAGACCTTGAGGAGACGGCGTCACAACTTCTTGCCAGCAAATCCAACTACCAGCGGATCCTCGAGGGAAACACAGTGCCCGGTGTGTCATACCCCAGCGAGCTCTCCACCAATCTCACGTCCAAGCGGACATCTCACAAGATTGCCGAGCAAGGTCGGCGGAATCGGATCAACTCGGCGTTACAAGAGATTGCCACCTTGCTgccaaagccaccaaagGACAGTGAAGGGGAAGGCAGCAGCGATAATAAGAGTAAGGAtaaagagaaggagaaggagaaggaaagagagaggaatGGCGGTGCGCCAAATAGCAAGGCGAGCACAGTGGAGATGGCGATTGAGTATATCaagcagctccagcagcaggttgCGGAAGCTAATAAGCGGGCtgaagaggccgagaagaagctggccgAGACTGGGGGTGCCTAA
- a CDS encoding uncharacterized protein (EggNog:ENOG503NV0Z; COG:S): MSLPQPETPLNDACSVIFDHTLYTYSADAFQSLRLEPGAEWEVLPQGEKVTGGACVGSTTGNPATSAFFVVGGKGGNPKYLGLQKFTFSTGQWENVPVDTLDISGRTGHSAVYLNSTDSILVYGGGSEGQASSQTFTVGAAAPHTIRSHESWAPPAVKPILLPWSTHEAVMLGGNPDNKQVYLFNNEEGKWLDSRATLATPLKDASAVQAVLLGGADGSQNLLTFDMTESPNIVRRTVLYTGPGQPVAAAAPVTKRSARRRTRSAARQQRRRFEPLTLNNWPAYNSSLAPTTTRTNFALAKDIDGMVVIAGGNSEDPVAMFDTTTNTWQNATEMLGQIRLLSLDDEESSTTLSSTTATSTTATLSTSTSSTLATITSDAAAAATATPTETDAPVAGGSGSNVNMILGAVLGSVFGLALILGLIYFCLRRRTRQQAHTEAGHIRRSNGASSSDKDGIGYAKDRLAFGQGPAGVFRGHQSQGSKSSFSSMAILMGRASESKPRLPGIGRKGSKSSNGSKRDSGDSVFRAFKSTISKPILPEVPSPQPMRDEKGVSFTTETAEPRPRNLTTTDKRESTRRSSGWNRYWSGGSALNMLGFGSSNSNIKNNSQRTTLHSERSSKYSDQQNRMTQDSVTVPRLQIHEPRLSFSRVNSHSPTIATYNNTKFNEGMSAQIETGRPISAVSDLSMSAYSSGIPESVHEVWDPTASNNRPWGMERQNSSNTGIYATALAPASAAKPPAEPAPLRKQPSAVRDDMSWLNLG, translated from the coding sequence ATGTCTCTCCCTCAGCCAGAGACACCCTTGAATGACGCTTGTTCCGTCATCTTCGACCACACGCTTTACACATACTCGGCCGACGCATTTCAGTCTTTGAGGCTCGAACCAGGTGCCGAGTGGGAGGTTTTACCTCAGGGCGAGAAGGTCACGGGTGGTGCTTGCGTCGGCTCGACAACAGGAAATCCAGCGACGTCGGCGTTCTTTGTGgttgggggaaaggggggcaaCCCAAAGTATCTGGGGCTTCAGAAGTTTACCTTCTCGACCGGTCAATGGGAGAACGTTCCCGTGGATACCCTCGATATTAGCGGCAGGACAGGACACAGCGCTGTTTACCTCAACAGCACAGACTCTATTCTGGTATATGGTGGTGGCTCAGAGGGTCAAGCATCATCGCAGACATTCACCGTCGGCGCAGCCGCACCACATACTATTCGTTCTCACGAATCATGGGCGCCACCAGCGGTAAAGCCCATTCTGTTGCCTTGGTCTACTCACGAAGCTGTTATGCTTGGTGGTAATCCCGACAACAAACAGGTTTATCTCTTCAATAAcgaggaggggaagtggCTAGACTCCAGGGCAACGCTCGCAACACCACTCAAAGATGCTTCGGCAGTTCAGGCCGTACTTCTGGGTGGCGCCGATGGGTCACAGAACCTGCTCACCTTCGACATGACCGAGTCACCGAACATTGTGAGGAGGACTGTCCTCTACACTGGTCCAGGACAGCCAGTAGCAGCCGCCGCACCAGTTACCAAGAGGTCCGCCAGGAGAAGGACGCGGAGTGCTGCCAGGCAGCAGAGGCGGAGATTTGAGCCATTAACACTGAATAACTGGCCGGCGTATAACTCATCGCTcgccccaacaacaacacgaaCAAACTTCGCCCTGGCTAAGGATATTGATGGAATGGTTGTGATTGCCGGTGGTAATAGTGAGGACCCGGTAGCCATGTTTGACACGACGACGAATACTTGGCAGAATGCCACAGAAATGCTTGGTCAAATCAGACTTCTTTCtctggatgatgaagaatcATCGACTACGCTGTCTTCGACGACTGCTACCTCGACAACCGCGACACTCTCCACgtcgacatcctcgacgCTGGCTACGATTACTAGCGATGCTGCCGCTgcggcaacggcaaccccAACCGAAACAGACGCTcctgtggctggtggctcCGGTTCAAACGTCAACATGATCCTCGGCGCTGTGCTTGGGTCTGTCTTCGGACTGGCGCTCATTTTGGGTCTGATCTATTTCTGCCTGCGGAGACGCACGAGACAGCAGGCTCATACAGAGGCTGGCCACATTAGAAGATCCAACGGCGCGTCTTCAAGCGACAAGGACGGTATTGGTTACGCCAAGGACAGACTTGCCTTCGGTCAGGGTCCAGCTGGGGTATTCCGGGGACATCAGTCTCAAGGCTCCAAGAGTTCCTTCTCTTCCATGGCCATCCTCATGGGTCGCGCTAGTGAGAGTAAGCCAAGGCTACCAGGCATAGGCCGCAAGGGCAGCAAGTCCAGCAACGGCAGTAAGCGCGATTCTGGAGACAGCGTTTTCAGAGCGTTCAAGAGCACAATCAGCAAGCCCATCCTTCCCGAGGTGCCATCCCCGCAGCCTATGCGGGACGAGAAAGGCGTATCATTTACTACCGAGACGGCTGAACCAAGACCACGGAACCTGACCACAACGGACAAGCGAGAAAGCACTCGCAGAAGCTCTGGTTGGAATCGCTACTGGTCTGGAGGCTCGGCGCTTAACATGCTCGGCTTTGGTAGCAGCAACTCGAATATCAAGAACAATTCGCAGCGGACTACCCTACACTCAGAGCGGAGCTCCAAGTACAGTGATCAGCAGAACCGTATGACCCAGGACAGCGTTACTGTACCTCGCCTTCAGATTCACGAGCCTCGTCTGTCATTCAGCCGTGTCAACTCTCACAGCCCCACCATCGCCACATATAACAACACCAAGTTCAACGAAGGCATGAGTGCTCAGATCGAGACGGGGCGTCCGATCAGCGCGGTGAGCGACCTCTCCATGTCGGCCTATTCGAGCGGCATTCCAGAGTCTGTTCATGAAGTCTGGGATCCTACTGCTAGCAACAACCGGCCTTGGGGCATGGAGCGACAAAACTCATCGAACACTGGCATCTACGCCACGGCTCTCGCTCCAGCTTCTGCAGCCAAGCCCCCTGCTGAGCCGGCGCCTCTGCGCAAGCAGCCATCTGCTGTACGCGATGATATGAGCTGGCTCAACCTTGGCTAA